A stretch of the Takifugu flavidus isolate HTHZ2018 chromosome 1, ASM371156v2, whole genome shotgun sequence genome encodes the following:
- the stk17b gene encoding serine/threonine-protein kinase 17B: MSRRRMDGRSGASAGLLCDIQTPISTEPMESVYELTGELGRGKFAVVKRCVDKATGKVFAAKFIRKRRRGRDCRAEVTHEMAVLEMSRSNARVVNLVAAYETDHDIILVLEYAAGGEIFDHCVSDELLPETQITRLIRQTLEGVHQLHQNNLVHLDLKPQNILLTSLSPLGDIKIVDFGLARKLGSVGELREILGTPEYVAPEILNYEPITTATDLWSVGVIAYMLVTGESPFAGDDKQETFLNVSQVSVDYSRDAFSRVSELAVDFIRKLLVKAPEDRPSAAECLSHPWLWQLCLSPDSVAIIRERISGSKWGAPSEDPEDKENFLESPHVKRFRFEETASAEFC; encoded by the exons ATGTCTCGGAGGCGGATGGACGGTCGCAGCGGTGCGTCTGCGGGGCTTCTGTGCGACATCCAGACCCCCATCAGCACAGAACCGATGGAGAGTGTCTACGAGCTGACCGGAGAGCTCGGACG GGGGAAGTTTGCGGTGGTGAAGCGCTGCGTGGACAAGGCCACGGGGAAGGTCTTCGCTGCTAAGTTCATCCGGAAGCGGCGTCGAGGTCGAGACTGCCGGGCCGAGGTCACCCACGAGATGGCGGTCCTGGAGATGTCCCGGAGCAACGCCAGGGTCGTGAACCTCGTCGCCGCGTACGAGACGGATCACGACATCATCTTGGTGCTGGAATA CGCGGCAGGTGGGGAGATATTTGACCACTGTGTGTCTGACGAGCTGCTGCCGGAGACTCAGATCACCCGTCTGATCCGACAGACACTGGAGGGcgtccaccagctccaccagaacAACCTGGTGCACTTGGACCTGAAG CCACAGAACATCCTCCTCACCAGCCTTTCACCTCTCGGGGACATTAAGATCGTGGACTTCGGCCTGGCCCGCAAGCTGGGCAGCGTCGGCGAGCTCAGGGAGATTCTCGGCACCCCAGAATACGTGG CTCCAGAGATCCTGAATTACGAGCCCATCACCACAGCAACCGACCTGTG GAGCGTGGGGGTTATCGCCTACATGCTGGTGACGGGAGAGTCTCCCTTTGCTGGGGATGACAAGCAGGAGACCTTCCTGAACGTGTCCCAGGTCAGCGTGGACTACAGCCGCGACGCCTTCTCCAGGGTGTCCGAGCTCGCCGTCGACTTCATCCGCAAGCTGCTGGTCAAAGCGCCAGA GGACCGGCCCAGCGCCGCCGAGTGCTTGAGTCACCCCTGGCTGTGGCAGCTCTGCCTGAGTCCGGACTCTGTTGCCATCATCAGGGAGAGGATCTCCGGTTCCAAGTGGGGCGCCCCGTCTGAAGACCCCGAGGACAAGGAGAACTTCCTGGAGTCCCCCCACGTAAAACGGTTTCGCTTCGAAGAGACGGCGTCTGCCGAATTCTGCTGA
- the c1h2orf69 gene encoding mitochondrial protein C2orf69 homolog, producing MLVVRSVSVRFILTTMTSVAATASAKAPGLRESPGFDAHSGTAGQRLQKLPSVPGSDPRRVNDLLLLRPDPGGHRDPEAKEESSNRHVVFFHGDIQNFQDEMALQPDAAQWLRWSLEQVAVTLGHRFPDQHIWVVRASTLYLNKFSCYHNFVDSNMFGAPEHSFYSRDFGAFHHLRALLSHGMQRAHLPNPLQLQAGADSGVSLTLVGFSKGCVVLNQMVYELSGARADPQMAEFVKCISDMFWLDGGHPGGSDTWVTDRQVLKELASSGVSIHAHVTPYEVRDPMRAWVGREYGCFIKTLEELGACPSKKLHFEDEPASIENHFRVIQEF from the exons ATGTTAGTTGTCCGTTCGGTTTCGGTGCGCTTCATTCTTACAACCATGACCTCTGTGGCAGCGACAGCATCCGCTAAAGCTCCGGGGCTGCGTGAGTCCCCGGGCTTTGATGCGCACAGCGGGACTGCGGggcagaggctgcagaagctGCCGTCGGTTCCAGGCAGCGATCCGAGGCGAGTGaacgacctgctgctgctccggcctGATCCGGGCGGCCACAGGGATCCAGAAGcaaaggaggagagcagcaacagACATGTGGTGTTTTTCCACGGGGATATCCAG AACTTCCAGGATGAGATGGCCCTGCAGCCCGATGCGGCCCAGTGGCTCCGCTGGAGTCTGGAGCAGGTGGCCGTCACGCTGGGCCACCGCTTCCCCGACCAACACATCTGGGTGGTCAGAGCCTCCACCCTGTATCTCAACAAGTTCAGCTGCTACCACAACTTTGTGGACAGCAACATGTTCGGAGCGCCGGAGCACTCCTTCTACTCCCGTGACTTTGGAGCGTTCCACCACCTCAG ggccCTGCTGAGCCACGGCATGCAGCGAGCCCACCTGCCCAacccgctccagctccaggcgGGCGCCGACAGCGGGGTTTCGCTGACGCTGGTGGGCTTCAGCAAAGGCTGCGTGGTCCTGAACCAGATGGTGTACGAATTGTCCGGCGCCCGCGCCGACCCGCAGATGGCGGAATTTGTCAAGTGCATTTCAGACATGTTCTGGCTGGACGGCGGCCACCCGGGAGGAAGCGACACCTGGGTGACGGACAGACaggtgctgaaggagctggCGTCCAGCGGTGTGTCGATCCACGCGCACGTCACCCCCTACGAGGTGCGCGACCCGATGCGGGCCTGGGTGGGCCGCGAGTACGGGTGTTTCATCAAGACGCTGGAGGAGTTGGGGGCGTGTCCGAGTAAGAAGCTGCACTTTGAGGATGAGCCCGCCTCCATCGAGAACCACTTCAGGGTCATCCAGGAATTCTGA
- the ftcdnl1 gene encoding formiminotransferase N-terminal subdomain-containing protein, translated as MASSSLGRRLVACLLNVSEARKKDLVETVAKAAVYDTDGVRRDGTTVLNIFNDRDYNRSVITIVASVDSIREAVLSACVKACGLIDMRAHSGIHPCMGAVDLVPIYPLGEEVGVEECAKEARALAQALTERVQGTSAFLFGWADHPLQRGLAQRRKEMGWFQKSLDLQTVRPDVGPEPRRRFGVTGVGSSPYVMNCNVTIDTRDIAMGRSIATAIRESTPGGLPGVQVLALPHEGAVEIACNVESVTGGSPSHADPGEPWPSFSIDGQTYWHVPASLITARVTELAGRHGVRTKGTALVGFTPQECRGLAELALTQGIAEFWKELHKIRM; from the exons ATGGCTTCCAGTTCTTTGGGTAGAAGACTGGTGGCTTGTCTTCTCAATGTTTCTGAAGCTCGCAAGAAAGATCTGGTGGAGACTGTGGCCAAGGCAGCCGTGTACGACACCGACG GAGTTCGGCGTGATGGAACCACGGTGCTGAACATTTTTAATGACCGTGACTACAACCGCTCCGTCATCACCATCGTGGCCAGCGTGGACTCCATCC GGGAGGCCGTCCTGTCTGCGTGCGTGAAAGCCTGCGGACTGATCGACATGCGAGCTCACTCAGGGATCCACCCATGCATGGGCGCCGTCGACCTCGTACCAATTTACCCcttgggggaggaggtgggggtggaggagtgTGCTAAGGAGGCTCGAG CGTTAGCTCAGGCTCTCACCGAGCGCGTCCAGGGCACCAGCGCCTTCCTGTTTGGTTGGGCGGATCATCCCCTCCAGCGGGGGCTGgcgcagaggaggaaggagatggGCTGGTTCCAGAAGTCACTGGACCTGCAGACTGTCAGACCAGATGTGGGGCCGGAGCCGCGGAGGAGATTCGGTGTCACGG GTGTCGGGTCCAGTCCATACGTCATGAACTGCAACGTCACCATCGACACGCGGGACATCGCCATGGGACGCAGCATTGCCACGGCCATTAGGGAATCCACCCCGGGAGGCCTGCCGGGGGTGCAGGTGTTGGCTTTGCCACACGAGGGCGCTGTGGAAATTGCCTGTAACGTGGAAAGCGTGACAGGCGGCTCGCCGAGTCACGCGGACCCGGGCGAACCGTGGCCGTCCTTCAGCATAGACGGACAAACGTACTGGCACGTTCCAGCCTCCCTCATCACGGCGAGGGTCACGGAGCTGGCCGGGAGGCACGGAGTGCGCACGAAAGGAACGGCGCTGGTGGGGTTCACCCCCCAAGAATGCAGGGGCTTGGCAGAGCTTGCGCTGACACAGGGGATAGCAGAGTTCTGGAAAGAGCTGCACAAGATCCGCATGTGA